One part of the Oceanihabitans sp. IOP_32 genome encodes these proteins:
- a CDS encoding BfmA/BtgA family mobilization protein produces MDSFTGIRFKKETAKRFQTFSRTYFKSHTEAMSTMLDFFFYNEISPKEKLGPTGRTIEAKLLKRINAVIAIMRDVEKTQTKPTVAMIQSLFETEEPTKKPLIVEKKYAEEKKEVRFQEKQNTSNQL; encoded by the coding sequence ATGGACTCATTTACTGGAATTAGATTTAAAAAGGAAACCGCAAAACGTTTCCAAACTTTCTCACGCACGTACTTCAAATCACACACCGAGGCGATGTCCACGATGCTCGATTTTTTCTTCTACAATGAAATTTCGCCAAAGGAAAAATTAGGACCAACTGGACGTACCATTGAAGCTAAATTACTCAAAAGAATAAATGCGGTTATTGCCATAATGCGAGACGTGGAAAAGACACAAACCAAACCTACGGTGGCGATGATTCAATCCCTTTTTGAGACAGAAGAGCCAACCAAAAAACCGCTGATTGTAGAAAAGAAATATGCCGAAGAAAAGAAGGAAGTCCGTTTTCAAGAAAAGCAAAACACAAGTAATCAACTCTAA
- a CDS encoding YybH family protein yields the protein MKHLLTALFIATSFFSLAQSSEQEDKKEIENVLKAQQTAWSNYNLEGYMQGYWKNDSLKFYGSNGLTYGWKNTLEGYKKRYPSPEHTGELNFKINDISKIREGAYFVLGEYHLKRSVGRASGFFMLVFKKIKGEWKIIADTTC from the coding sequence ATGAAGCATCTTTTAACGGCACTATTCATCGCAACATCTTTTTTTAGCTTGGCGCAATCTTCAGAACAGGAGGACAAAAAGGAAATTGAAAACGTTTTAAAGGCTCAACAAACGGCATGGTCTAACTATAATCTTGAGGGCTATATGCAAGGCTATTGGAAAAACGACTCTCTTAAATTTTACGGTAGTAACGGCTTAACTTATGGCTGGAAAAACACCTTAGAGGGCTACAAAAAAAGATACCCAAGCCCAGAACATACAGGAGAATTGAATTTTAAAATAAACGATATTAGTAAAATAAGAGAAGGTGCCTACTTTGTTCTAGGCGAATACCATTTAAAAAGAAGCGTAGGCCGTGCCAGTGGTTTTTTTATGCTCGTGTTTAAAAAAATTAAGGGCGAATGGAAAATTATTGCAGATACCACTTGTTAA
- a CDS encoding ParB/RepB/Spo0J family partition protein, with product MTTKASTTKKRSRTKVAAKKEVNGKKVQALKIENLPIAKVKPDPMQPRKTFDEKLLEQLSESIEKHGVLQPITVRKSKKDYIIVMGERRYRASKLAGKKTIPCIVRTYKDDDVLEIQIIENLQRQDVEPTEEAEAIAFLSEKYAPAEIAKRLGRTDNFIRQRLKLAGLIEGFKHFVRNGEMTISLGVGVALFEPEEQQMMLETMGEDFNAHQINRMIKDQTYDLEKASFDVADKKLVPKAGSCVECPFNAANQGNLFGEGKMVCTKSACFETKKSKSFLNLIKKSKKENILLIPEIRQYWADDENNQLIISQLEKNGLKVYLLDDVEILENPIEPTIEGIKIEYQHYDYSEDELKTELDEAMHNYKEALEKFNSAKEDGFVDGVIFHPETYRNKEVFVTIIEKSKNDSTEYSAPLANRKMADCTPEEQIVKINEREIRKKQIENNKQFEEVVQMIRETKYIDTKKTLSTDEMSAFSISLFENNVDYMSQQKYFSKFLGDTSKMTKVEMVDNFKKKFKKEIFHKLIRYMLTKQVHFGESNHVNNLTNISFYNAMQGYYKSKIASIEKEYAEKRDKREARLKERITVLEKQIKELND from the coding sequence ATGACAACAAAAGCGAGTACCACAAAAAAGCGCAGTCGAACAAAAGTAGCTGCCAAAAAAGAAGTGAACGGAAAAAAAGTCCAGGCACTTAAAATTGAGAATCTGCCTATTGCAAAAGTCAAACCCGACCCGATGCAACCCAGAAAAACGTTTGATGAAAAGTTGCTAGAACAGCTTTCAGAAAGTATTGAGAAGCACGGCGTACTACAACCTATTACGGTAAGGAAATCCAAAAAAGATTATATCATCGTAATGGGCGAGCGTAGGTATCGTGCCAGTAAGTTAGCTGGCAAGAAAACGATACCCTGTATTGTAAGAACGTATAAGGACGATGATGTTCTGGAAATTCAAATCATTGAAAATCTACAAAGACAGGATGTTGAACCTACCGAAGAGGCCGAAGCAATTGCCTTTCTGAGTGAAAAGTATGCACCTGCTGAAATTGCAAAGCGATTGGGCAGAACAGACAACTTTATAAGACAACGCCTAAAGTTAGCAGGATTGATAGAGGGCTTTAAGCACTTTGTACGAAATGGCGAAATGACCATATCCTTGGGCGTAGGTGTAGCGCTCTTTGAACCAGAAGAACAGCAGATGATGTTGGAAACTATGGGCGAGGATTTTAATGCACATCAGATAAACAGGATGATTAAAGACCAGACCTACGATTTGGAAAAAGCATCCTTTGATGTAGCCGATAAAAAATTGGTCCCAAAAGCAGGGTCTTGTGTAGAATGTCCTTTCAATGCTGCAAATCAAGGTAATCTGTTCGGCGAAGGAAAAATGGTCTGTACAAAATCAGCCTGTTTTGAAACTAAGAAAAGTAAATCGTTCTTAAACCTGATTAAGAAATCAAAAAAAGAGAACATCCTGCTAATTCCTGAGATACGACAGTATTGGGCAGATGACGAAAACAATCAGCTCATAATATCACAATTGGAAAAGAATGGATTGAAAGTCTATTTACTGGACGATGTTGAAATCTTAGAAAATCCGATTGAGCCAACAATCGAGGGTATCAAGATAGAATATCAGCATTACGATTATTCTGAAGATGAATTAAAGACAGAATTGGATGAAGCAATGCATAATTATAAAGAAGCATTGGAAAAATTCAATTCAGCAAAAGAAGATGGATTTGTAGATGGTGTTATTTTCCATCCTGAAACGTACAGGAACAAAGAGGTCTTTGTAACGATTATTGAAAAATCAAAGAACGATTCTACGGAATATTCGGCACCATTGGCCAACAGGAAAATGGCAGATTGTACGCCTGAAGAACAAATCGTTAAAATCAACGAAAGAGAAATCCGTAAGAAGCAAATAGAGAACAACAAGCAGTTTGAAGAAGTTGTGCAGATGATTCGTGAAACGAAATATATCGATACGAAGAAGACACTTTCAACGGATGAAATGTCGGCATTCTCGATATCGCTCTTTGAAAATAATGTGGACTATATGAGCCAACAAAAGTATTTCTCAAAGTTCTTGGGCGACACTTCAAAGATGACCAAAGTTGAAATGGTCGATAATTTCAAGAAGAAGTTCAAAAAGGAAATCTTTCACAAGTTGATACGCTATATGCTAACAAAGCAAGTGCATTTTGGCGAAAGCAATCACGTCAATAATCTGACAAACATTTCATTTTACAACGCAATGCAAGGATATTACAAATCCAAGATTGCCAGCATAGAAAAAGAATATGCCGAAAAGAGAGACAAGCGTGAAGCACGTTTGAAAGAGCGTATCACAGTTCTTGAAAAGCAAATTAAGGAACTCAACGATTAG
- a CDS encoding dipeptidase has translation MDNTKEYIKEHQQRFLDELIDLLKIPSISADSAYKKEVLKTAEQVTIRLKEAGCDHVVICETAGYPIVYGEKTIDKNLPTVLVYGHYDVQPPDPLNLWHSPPFDPVIKKTETHPEGAIFARGACDDKGQMYMHVKALEFMTRTNQLPCNVKFMIEGEEEVGSPNLAIFVKENQEKLKNDVILISDTGMIAQDVPSITTGLRGLSYVEVEVTGPNRDLHSGLYGGAVANPINVLSKMIASLHDDNNHITIPGFYDKVEELSKEERAQMAKAPFNLEDYKKALDISAVYGEAGYTTNERNSIRPTLDVNGIWGGYTGEGAKTVIASKAYAKISMRLVPNQDWEEITKLFKTHFENIAPAGVTVKVTPHHGGQGYVTPIDSMGYKAASKAYQDTFGKTPIPQRSGGSIPIVSLFEQELKSKTILMGFGLDSDAIHSPNEHFGVFNYLKGIETIPLFYKYFAELSK, from the coding sequence ATGGATAACACAAAAGAATATATCAAAGAACACCAGCAACGATTTTTAGACGAACTTATCGACCTTTTAAAAATTCCGTCAATTAGTGCAGATTCGGCTTATAAAAAGGAGGTCCTTAAAACCGCCGAACAGGTTACAATTCGTCTTAAAGAAGCAGGATGCGACCATGTTGTAATATGCGAAACTGCGGGATACCCAATAGTTTACGGCGAAAAAACTATAGACAAAAACCTTCCCACTGTTCTAGTTTATGGACATTACGATGTACAACCTCCAGATCCGTTAAATCTATGGCACTCCCCCCCTTTCGATCCTGTTATTAAAAAAACAGAAACACACCCAGAAGGAGCCATATTTGCAAGGGGCGCTTGCGATGATAAAGGTCAAATGTACATGCATGTAAAAGCGTTGGAGTTTATGACACGTACTAATCAATTGCCTTGCAATGTTAAATTCATGATAGAAGGCGAAGAAGAAGTGGGCAGTCCAAACCTCGCTATATTTGTAAAAGAAAACCAAGAGAAGTTAAAAAACGATGTTATTTTAATTTCAGATACGGGTATGATAGCACAAGATGTGCCTTCTATAACAACGGGACTACGGGGATTAAGCTACGTTGAAGTTGAGGTTACAGGACCAAATCGCGATTTACACTCGGGTTTATATGGTGGCGCTGTGGCCAATCCTATAAACGTTTTATCGAAAATGATAGCCTCTCTTCACGATGACAACAATCATATTACCATACCAGGTTTTTACGATAAGGTTGAAGAGCTCTCGAAAGAAGAACGTGCCCAAATGGCAAAAGCGCCTTTTAATCTAGAGGACTACAAGAAGGCCTTAGATATTAGCGCCGTATACGGTGAAGCGGGTTACACCACTAACGAGCGAAATTCTATTCGTCCAACCCTAGATGTTAACGGTATTTGGGGCGGCTATACTGGCGAAGGTGCAAAAACTGTTATAGCCAGTAAAGCCTATGCCAAAATATCCATGCGTTTAGTACCTAATCAAGATTGGGAAGAGATCACAAAATTGTTTAAAACCCACTTCGAAAATATTGCTCCTGCAGGCGTTACCGTAAAAGTAACACCACATCATGGTGGTCAAGGCTATGTTACACCAATAGACAGCATGGGTTATAAGGCGGCAAGTAAAGCCTATCAAGACACCTTTGGAAAAACCCCTATTCCGCAACGCAGCGGAGGCAGTATTCCAATTGTTTCACTGTTCGAGCAAGAATTAAAAAGTAAAACTATTTTAATGGGTTTTGGCCTAGATAGCGACGCTATTCACTCACCAAACGAGCATTTCGGTGTATTTAACTACTTAAAAGGCATAGAAACTATCCCACTATTTTATAAGTATTTTGCCGAATTATCTAAATAG
- a CDS encoding single-stranded DNA-binding protein produces MSTIRNHVQLIGNVGQEPTITNLESGKKVARFSLATNEYYKDSKGEKQTDTNWHTVVAWGKTAEIVEKFVEKGKEVGITGKLKTRTYTTDDGNQRYVTEVVADEILLLGSKNDK; encoded by the coding sequence ATGAGTACTATTAGAAATCACGTACAATTGATTGGAAACGTTGGACAAGAGCCAACCATTACGAACCTTGAAAGCGGTAAGAAAGTAGCCCGCTTCTCACTCGCTACAAACGAATACTACAAAGACAGCAAAGGCGAAAAGCAAACGGACACCAACTGGCATACCGTAGTAGCTTGGGGTAAGACCGCTGAAATCGTCGAAAAATTTGTCGAAAAAGGCAAGGAAGTAGGAATTACAGGGAAACTAAAGACCCGAACCTACACCACCGATGATGGCAACCAACGCTACGTTACAGAAGTTGTAGCCGATGAAATCCTATTACTTGGAAGCAAAAACGACAAGTAA
- a CDS encoding DUF932 domain-containing protein, with protein MYLQNLQQDEIFVPSEMKSLKSLTQMESRRGLENAIISNGKIVNVVSNSYGHIPNQLFFKKAEEMLTDAQLNFHKRTINNNDRSFITDFIIDDKSQFTVKNDKDLILPMLRFKNSYDGSEKTSGHFGFYREVCSNGLHVSQAEIEFSIKHSKNNTHLIMPRLNNLFDKFLDNEFYTITKKFDKMKEFKIIDTQEFVKAILDRTKLFRYECSDKNSDPSKKSREVIEILNYEALLLNEEPNLWLGYNAFNSVLHNVLKKSFGQQERLDKKLFNEVYAMA; from the coding sequence ATGTATTTACAAAATTTGCAACAGGATGAAATCTTTGTTCCATCAGAAATGAAATCCTTAAAAAGTCTGACACAGATGGAATCCCGAAGAGGACTTGAAAATGCCATTATCTCAAATGGCAAAATCGTCAACGTGGTATCGAACAGCTATGGCCACATTCCGAACCAACTGTTCTTCAAGAAAGCTGAAGAAATGCTGACCGATGCACAGCTGAACTTTCACAAACGCACCATCAACAATAATGACAGGTCGTTCATTACCGACTTTATCATCGACGACAAAAGCCAGTTTACCGTCAAGAACGATAAGGACTTGATATTACCGATGCTTCGGTTCAAAAACTCGTATGACGGAAGTGAAAAAACTTCTGGACACTTCGGGTTTTATAGAGAAGTATGTTCAAACGGACTACACGTTTCTCAGGCAGAAATCGAGTTTTCCATCAAACATAGTAAGAACAATACGCACCTTATTATGCCAAGGTTGAACAATCTATTCGATAAATTTCTGGACAATGAATTCTACACCATTACAAAGAAATTCGACAAGATGAAAGAATTTAAAATCATCGATACACAGGAATTTGTGAAAGCGATTCTTGACAGGACGAAACTGTTCCGGTATGAATGTAGCGACAAGAACAGCGACCCGTCGAAAAAATCTCGTGAGGTCATCGAAATCTTAAACTATGAAGCTTTGTTGCTCAATGAAGAACCAAATCTTTGGTTAGGTTACAATGCGTTTAATTCAGTACTTCATAATGTCTTAAAGAAAAGCTTTGGCCAACAAGAACGATTGGATAAAAAGCTGTTTAATGAAGTCTATGCTATGGCATAA
- a CDS encoding type IV secretory system conjugative DNA transfer family protein: MEIDNLITILSIIAVASTVFYAMFRVSKYALFLNFIMLSCLVFYLTEQNELVSILLYLVCPLMLINIGLYVFLHKTENAQNSDRKYQVNFATTKGNFKLDNIKRGASIIGSAGSGKTESVVYGFLKHFRKERFCGIIHDYKDFELTEMAYPLFKDSDIPFKVISFDKIIHRVNPIAPRYLENEESVNEVSRVLIENLLEQRESGTTGTTKFFNDAAEGLIGGLIWKLKCDYPKYCTLPHLIAIYQMLDTDSLIQFLETNTTSRAMADAFISGKDSDRQTAGVKSTLANALKRISTQRIFMALSADEVPLNINSEENPTIISVVNNPKYETSYSPVIATIIHTITKQMSVRNSKPSFLLMEEAPTIRLLNMHRIPATLRSYDIATIYVMQDKIQNDIMYGDKASKAILSNLSYQFFGKVNDPDTAKYYERFFEIIKDPTKSISRGHNLDFDTRITTGEKEIPKIRADVFFRLKQGEFITYADGKDKKVQFKLSRIQRQLPEESKQFSQVDLAANFEKVYNEAQSIFR, from the coding sequence ATGGAAATAGACAATCTCATAACAATACTTTCAATTATTGCTGTGGCCAGTACCGTTTTCTATGCGATGTTTCGAGTGAGCAAGTATGCGCTTTTCTTGAATTTCATAATGCTTTCGTGCTTGGTTTTCTATTTAACCGAGCAGAACGAATTAGTATCGATACTGCTTTATCTGGTGTGTCCTTTAATGTTAATTAATATAGGACTATATGTTTTTTTGCATAAGACTGAAAATGCACAAAATAGCGACAGAAAATATCAAGTCAATTTTGCTACGACAAAAGGGAATTTCAAATTAGATAATATTAAACGTGGTGCATCTATCATCGGTTCTGCGGGAAGTGGTAAGACCGAAAGTGTGGTGTATGGCTTTTTAAAACATTTCCGAAAAGAGCGCTTCTGTGGAATCATTCACGACTACAAGGATTTTGAGTTGACCGAAATGGCGTATCCGCTTTTTAAGGATAGCGATATCCCGTTTAAGGTCATTTCCTTCGACAAAATCATACATAGGGTAAATCCTATTGCACCTCGCTATTTAGAGAACGAAGAAAGCGTAAACGAGGTGTCAAGAGTCTTAATTGAAAACCTTTTAGAGCAAAGAGAAAGTGGAACAACTGGAACAACAAAATTCTTTAACGACGCAGCTGAAGGTTTGATTGGTGGATTGATTTGGAAACTGAAATGCGATTATCCCAAATACTGTACGTTACCACATTTAATAGCCATTTATCAAATGCTCGATACCGATAGCCTAATCCAGTTTTTGGAAACCAACACCACATCGAGAGCGATGGCAGATGCATTTATTAGTGGTAAGGATTCAGATAGACAGACAGCTGGTGTAAAAAGTACCCTGGCGAATGCGCTGAAACGAATCAGTACTCAACGGATTTTTATGGCATTGTCCGCAGACGAAGTGCCATTGAATATCAATAGCGAGGAAAACCCAACAATCATTTCGGTAGTAAACAATCCAAAATATGAAACCTCGTATTCGCCTGTAATTGCCACCATCATTCACACCATTACCAAACAAATGAGCGTGCGGAATTCCAAACCGTCTTTCTTGCTGATGGAAGAAGCACCAACAATACGACTGTTAAATATGCACCGTATTCCGGCAACACTTAGAAGTTATGATATTGCCACCATTTACGTAATGCAGGATAAGATACAGAACGATATTATGTATGGCGACAAGGCAAGCAAAGCAATATTGAGCAACTTGTCTTACCAGTTTTTCGGTAAGGTAAATGACCCTGATACCGCCAAATACTATGAGCGCTTTTTTGAAATCATCAAAGACCCGACGAAAAGCATCAGTCGTGGCCATAATCTCGATTTTGATACACGCATTACTACAGGCGAAAAGGAAATCCCGAAAATTAGAGCAGATGTGTTCTTTCGATTAAAACAGGGCGAATTTATAACCTATGCTGATGGTAAGGATAAGAAAGTGCAGTTTAAATTGTCAAGAATACAGCGGCAGCTTCCTGAAGAATCCAAGCAATTTTCTCAGGTAGATTTAGCGGCTAATTTTGAAAAAGTTTACAATGAAGCACAGTCAATTTTTAGATAG
- a CDS encoding DUF6876 family protein, with protein MKAQVNEIKERLQYFTGTEMFYQIPLLRTRFTDGLKYLSEVAECFWLITDTSVIAKSLMNRSEFVTIDFKRLSEEKQDFTGYEAEIVYSDGNDNILEKHGYRATDFPLDELRLFFVNDTLMLPSEY; from the coding sequence ATGAAAGCACAAGTTAACGAAATAAAAGAGCGATTGCAATATTTTACGGGAACAGAAATGTTCTATCAAATCCCATTATTGCGAACCCGTTTTACGGACGGATTGAAATATTTATCGGAAGTAGCAGAATGTTTTTGGCTCATTACGGACACGTCAGTAATCGCAAAAAGTCTAATGAACCGAAGCGAATTTGTAACCATAGACTTCAAAAGATTATCCGAAGAAAAGCAGGATTTTACAGGTTACGAAGCCGAGATAGTTTACAGCGATGGCAACGATAATATTTTAGAAAAACACGGTTACAGAGCAACCGATTTTCCACTCGATGAACTGCGGTTATTTTTTGTAAATGATACGCTGATGTTACCAAGCGAATACTAA
- the mobB gene encoding MobB family relaxase has protein sequence MYITITPQKLGTNYSQSSADFVGYLEKENQGLEQHEMEHFFNQYGDEISAEEVVKEIDGNTAKLKKKEPKFYSITVSPSKYELRKLQNNSQDLKTYTRELMKDYVASFNREINGRPITIDDIKYYAKIEHQRTFKGTDFQIKENQPFATKILQLKAEIRNIQEGRAEGSIKRMEKEIAKLERQAPHQQNGKRIVQGMQKDGNQSHIHIIVSRKDASNSVSLSPGSKHKASEVEMHGKNVKRGFDRDAFFEKAEKTFDKTFGYKRNFAETYKARKDFVKNPNLYFAALMKLPANEKALAFKMITKSGLPIVPSIPVSQAQIALRVFKRLRRGAEVAIKSSSIGI, from the coding sequence ATGTACATCACAATCACACCTCAAAAATTGGGTACTAATTATTCACAAAGTTCAGCTGATTTTGTAGGCTATTTGGAAAAGGAAAATCAAGGTTTGGAACAGCACGAAATGGAACATTTTTTCAACCAATATGGCGATGAAATTTCCGCGGAAGAAGTGGTCAAAGAAATCGATGGAAACACCGCAAAATTGAAAAAGAAAGAACCCAAGTTTTATTCGATTACGGTCAGCCCATCAAAATATGAATTGCGAAAACTTCAAAACAATAGTCAAGATTTAAAAACCTACACCCGTGAGCTGATGAAAGATTATGTTGCCAGCTTCAATAGGGAAATAAACGGGCGACCTATAACCATCGATGATATAAAATACTATGCGAAAATTGAACACCAAAGAACATTCAAGGGAACAGATTTTCAGATAAAAGAGAACCAACCGTTCGCAACAAAAATACTTCAGCTGAAAGCCGAAATCAGAAACATTCAAGAAGGACGAGCTGAAGGGAGTATTAAAAGGATGGAAAAGGAAATTGCCAAATTGGAACGCCAAGCACCACATCAGCAAAATGGCAAACGGATTGTCCAGGGAATGCAAAAAGATGGAAACCAAAGTCACATCCATATCATCGTGAGCAGAAAGGATGCTTCCAATTCGGTTAGCCTTTCCCCAGGAAGTAAGCACAAAGCATCAGAAGTTGAAATGCACGGTAAGAATGTGAAACGCGGTTTCGACAGGGATGCCTTTTTCGAGAAAGCAGAAAAGACGTTTGACAAAACTTTTGGCTACAAGCGAAACTTTGCCGAGACCTACAAAGCAAGAAAGGATTTTGTAAAGAACCCGAATCTCTATTTCGCTGCCTTGATGAAATTACCAGCCAACGAAAAAGCTTTGGCTTTCAAAATGATTACCAAAAGTGGCTTGCCAATTGTTCCAAGTATTCCAGTAAGTCAAGCACAAATTGCACTTCGGGTTTTCAAACGATTAAGACGTGGTGCAGAGGTTGCCATCAAATCAAGTTCAATAGGAATTTAG
- a CDS encoding DMT family transporter: protein MYKEHKNHLFLLLLATIFMSTSGALGKFIDLPTPVIIWFRSALAAVFLFMYCRYKKISITIKSFKDAPSIILSALLMGAHWLTYFHALKLSNVAIGMLSLFTFPVITALLEPVFTKSKFNPIHIVMALMVLLGIYILAPDFNFENTHFSGVLFGLLSALCYALRNLILKRHVAKYNGTTLMMQQVLIVSIILLPVMFTMDSTNIQTQYPYIILLGLVTTAIGHSMFIGSFRYFSVSTASIIGSAQPVFGIVIALLFLNEKPEMNTYLGGALILATVVIESVLAKKDNA, encoded by the coding sequence ATGTACAAAGAACATAAAAACCATCTTTTTCTACTTTTATTAGCTACAATTTTTATGAGCACCTCTGGTGCTCTTGGTAAATTTATCGATTTACCTACGCCAGTTATTATTTGGTTTAGAAGTGCTCTGGCTGCAGTATTTTTATTTATGTATTGCCGTTATAAAAAAATAAGTATAACAATTAAGTCTTTTAAAGATGCGCCCAGTATTATTTTAAGTGCGCTATTAATGGGCGCCCATTGGCTTACTTATTTTCATGCCTTAAAATTATCGAATGTTGCCATAGGCATGCTGTCTTTATTTACTTTTCCTGTAATTACAGCCCTATTAGAACCAGTATTTACCAAATCTAAATTTAATCCCATACATATTGTTATGGCACTCATGGTTCTACTCGGGATTTATATACTCGCACCAGATTTTAACTTCGAGAACACCCATTTTAGCGGTGTTTTATTTGGTTTACTATCAGCTCTTTGTTACGCCTTACGAAACCTCATTTTAAAACGCCACGTTGCCAAGTACAATGGTACTACACTCATGATGCAACAAGTCTTAATAGTTAGTATTATTTTACTTCCGGTCATGTTTACCATGGACAGTACGAACATACAAACCCAATACCCATACATTATCCTATTAGGGCTAGTTACAACAGCCATTGGACATTCGATGTTTATTGGAAGTTTTCGATATTTCTCGGTGAGTACGGCTAGCATTATTGGTAGTGCTCAGCCCGTTTTTGGTATTGTAATTGCACTCCTTTTTTTAAATGAAAAGCCTGAAATGAATACCTATCTTGGAGGGGCACTAATTCTAGCTACCGTTGTTATCGAGAGTGTCTTAGCAAAAAAAGACAATGCTTAA